The following proteins are co-located in the Procambarus clarkii isolate CNS0578487 chromosome 4, FALCON_Pclarkii_2.0, whole genome shotgun sequence genome:
- the LOC138370880 gene encoding baculoviral IAP repeat-containing protein 8-like — translation MAGYKSRLASFGIIWPDMCGQSPAELSRAGFFSCDDPWTLHARYYPRCVYLNLKKDRAFIKNAVPFSPPQPTVSVDETLLNALLHGLDYYNGLAATVGFPYIALRGALREYLKIKKDVLPLLSESNCVEVMLWFLDGVGESEDTGAVTESPLEVLSSQGVIFPRPAPPVVEVDEGEEENAVHGAARFYCKVCFSQEINTVLIPCRHMVVCLDCVTRCDKCPVCRGDIAHLLLPIIS, via the exons ATGGCAGGGTATAAGTCTCGGTTGGCATCATTCGGCATCATCTGGCCTGATATGTGCGGTCAGTCTCCGGCAGAATTATCTCGAGCTGGCTTTTTCTCTTGTG ACGACCCCTGGACTCTCCACGCTCGGTACTACCCACGCTGTGTATACTTAAACTTGAAGAAAGATCGTGCATTCATTAAAAATGCAGTTCCTTTCTCACCTCCTCAACCGACAGTGTCAGTCGATGAAACACTGTTAAATGCGCTCCTGCACGGCCTCGATTATTACAATGGACTCGCCGCTACTGTAGGATTTCCTTACATCGCCCTGCGAGGTGCACTAAGAGAATACCTCAAGATTAAAAAGGATGTATTACCTCTCCTTAGCGAATCTAACTGTGTAGAGGTTATGTTGTGGTTTTTAGATGGTGTGGGTGAAAGTGAGGACACAGGTGCAGTAACTGAATCTCCCTTAGAAGTATTATCATCCCAAGGTGTTATTTTCCCCCGCCCAGCTCCCCCTGTAGTGGAGGTAGATGAAGGAGAGGAAGAGAATGCAGTGCACGGTGCAGCTAGGTTTTATTGCAAGGTATGTTTCTCTCAAGAAATAAACACGGTTCTCATTCCATGTAGGCATATGGTTGTATGTTTGGATTGTGTAACACGATGTGATAAATGTCCTGTATGTCGTGGAGATATAGCACATCTACTTCTTCCAATCATCTCTTAA